In Acidobacteriota bacterium, one genomic interval encodes:
- a CDS encoding class I SAM-dependent methyltransferase translates to MRSLVRRVRGGSKAVAYRLAKGMLRRFGYDFEVFSRSRRDAHAVASTEESFYREWSSPSPIWAPWRGEPDFREAYEGVEPYTVVSADRCQVLYRLGRQALSVTGDFAECGVYRGGTALLLSRVLEGSGKTLHLFDSFEGLPTPDPERDPDLEEGVFKATSARYVGDLLGRFSGTLEIHEGWIPSTFDGLENSRFAFVHVDVDLYRSTLDCLEYFYPRLSAGGIVVFDDYGFPAASGEKDAVDEFFSDRPEAPLALPTGQAIVTRLPSRTR, encoded by the coding sequence GTGCGCTCTCTCGTTCGCAGGGTCCGCGGGGGTTCGAAGGCGGTCGCGTACCGGCTGGCGAAGGGCATGCTGCGCCGGTTCGGCTACGACTTCGAGGTCTTCTCCCGCTCGCGGCGAGACGCTCACGCCGTCGCGAGCACGGAGGAGAGCTTCTACCGCGAGTGGAGCTCACCGTCGCCGATCTGGGCGCCCTGGCGCGGCGAGCCCGACTTCCGGGAGGCGTACGAAGGCGTCGAGCCGTACACGGTCGTTTCGGCCGATCGCTGCCAGGTCCTCTACCGCCTCGGCCGCCAGGCTCTCTCGGTGACCGGCGACTTCGCCGAATGCGGCGTCTATCGGGGAGGCACGGCGCTCCTCCTGTCCAGGGTCCTCGAAGGAAGCGGCAAGACACTCCATCTCTTCGACAGCTTCGAGGGGCTCCCGACGCCCGATCCGGAAAGAGATCCCGATCTCGAAGAAGGCGTCTTCAAGGCGACGTCCGCCCGGTACGTGGGCGACCTCCTTGGCCGCTTCTCAGGGACCCTCGAGATCCATGAGGGCTGGATCCCCTCGACCTTCGACGGGCTCGAGAACTCTCGCTTCGCCTTCGTCCACGTAGACGTCGATCTCTACCGTTCGACGCTCGACTGCCTGGAGTACTTCTATCCGCGGCTCTCCGCCGGCGGGATCGTCGTCTTCGACGACTACGGTTTCCCCGCCGCCAGCGGAGAGAAGGACGCCGTCGACGAGTTCTTCTCCGACCGGCCCGAGGCTCCGCTCGCCCTGCCCACAGGCCAGGCCATCGTGACGAGACTCCCTAGCCGGACGAGGTGA
- a CDS encoding substrate-binding domain-containing protein, translating to MEALRLPDSLAGLFAVAALTFAGCGGSGSDVSSDEGAARPQVALVMKSLANEFFETMAEGARTHHEAHRDAYDLLVNGTRNESDLAQQVALVEQMVASGSDAIVIAPADSKALAPALARAQAAGVVVVNIDNRLDVDVAAEAGLDAPFVGPDNRDGARRVGEVLAERLAPGDQVAIVGGIPTAFNAQQRQAGFEDAMNAAGAEIVDVQSGGWEQAQANTVAAAMLREHPGLRAILCANDNMALGAFAARRQSGRDDVLIVGFDNIDAVTELVAQGEILATADQHADRLAVFGIEAALEILRGGTAEDLKTPVDVVTSSG from the coding sequence ATGGAAGCCCTCAGACTCCCTGATTCGCTTGCAGGCCTCTTCGCCGTCGCCGCGCTCACATTCGCGGGTTGTGGAGGCTCCGGCAGCGATGTCTCCAGCGACGAAGGCGCGGCGCGTCCGCAGGTCGCCCTGGTCATGAAGTCCCTGGCCAACGAGTTCTTCGAGACAATGGCCGAGGGCGCCCGCACGCACCACGAGGCTCACCGGGACGCGTACGACCTGTTGGTCAACGGCACCCGGAACGAGAGCGACCTCGCCCAGCAGGTCGCCCTGGTCGAACAGATGGTGGCCTCCGGCAGCGACGCGATCGTCATCGCGCCCGCCGACTCGAAGGCGCTGGCGCCGGCGTTGGCACGTGCCCAGGCGGCTGGCGTGGTCGTCGTCAACATCGACAATCGGCTCGACGTCGACGTGGCGGCCGAGGCGGGCCTCGACGCGCCGTTCGTCGGCCCGGACAACCGCGACGGCGCTCGGCGGGTCGGCGAGGTGTTGGCGGAACGGCTGGCGCCGGGCGACCAGGTGGCGATCGTCGGCGGCATCCCGACCGCGTTCAACGCCCAGCAGCGGCAGGCCGGTTTCGAGGACGCGATGAACGCGGCCGGCGCCGAGATCGTCGACGTCCAGAGCGGCGGATGGGAGCAGGCGCAGGCGAACACGGTGGCGGCGGCGATGCTGCGCGAGCACCCCGGGTTGCGCGCGATTCTCTGCGCTAACGACAACATGGCGCTGGGCGCTTTTGCGGCGCGACGGCAGAGCGGTCGGGACGACGTGCTGATCGTCGGCTTCGACAACATCGACGCCGTCACCGAACTCGTTGCCCAGGGCGAGATCCTCGCCACCGCCGACCAGCACGCCGACCGGCTAGCGGTCTTCGGGATCGAAGCCGCTCTCGAGATTCTGCGCGGGGGGACTGCGGAGGACCTGAAGACTCCGGTCGACGTCGTCACCTCGTCCGGCTAG
- a CDS encoding winged helix DNA-binding domain-containing protein, whose protein sequence is MPRNVTDGVAAGAGRAEITVRDARRLALARAGLLNPGWTGLPRAASGRGPRARRAVHTLIERFGYLQLDTISIAGARTHALVPLSRWPGIDRNLPEELLQPGEPLFEYWGHEASWIPIDLYPAFGFRREEYRSGRTWHSKGIREHPDVAKAILRRVEAEGPMRSLDLTGPMLGEVWRSKRERWVAYSLWSTGELAIRSRHNFQRTFDLPERVIPERWRSEDWSLEDGIRALILRALEGHGWATIGTLADTWRLKNVRPQIRSVLEDLASAGDVVSCDLMTVDGKPRPGWVRPADLELAARLRRVRPARNRGVLLSPFDPVLWRRNRVAHLFGFDQILEIFKPASKRRYGYYCMPVLAGDRLVARYDLKAHRKQGRLEVLSLHYEAVGPKTPATDRAAAENALARFAESVELAVSD, encoded by the coding sequence GTGCCTCGGAACGTCACGGACGGGGTTGCGGCGGGCGCCGGCAGGGCCGAGATCACGGTCCGCGACGCGCGGCGCCTGGCGCTGGCGCGGGCGGGCCTGTTGAATCCCGGGTGGACCGGTCTGCCGCGCGCGGCTTCGGGCCGCGGCCCGCGGGCGAGGCGGGCGGTCCACACGCTGATCGAGCGCTTCGGTTACCTGCAACTCGACACGATCTCGATCGCCGGCGCCCGCACCCACGCCCTCGTGCCGCTGTCTCGCTGGCCCGGAATCGACCGGAACCTGCCGGAGGAACTCCTCCAGCCGGGCGAGCCGCTCTTCGAGTACTGGGGTCACGAGGCGAGCTGGATCCCGATCGACCTCTACCCGGCGTTCGGCTTCCGCCGCGAGGAGTATCGAAGCGGCAGGACCTGGCACAGCAAGGGGATACGCGAGCACCCCGACGTGGCGAAGGCGATCCTGCGCCGCGTCGAGGCCGAAGGGCCGATGCGGTCCCTGGACCTGACGGGGCCGATGCTGGGAGAGGTGTGGCGTTCGAAGCGGGAACGGTGGGTCGCCTACTCGCTGTGGTCCACCGGGGAACTGGCCATCCGCTCGCGGCACAACTTCCAGCGCACGTTCGATCTGCCCGAGCGGGTGATCCCCGAGCGTTGGCGGAGCGAGGACTGGAGCCTGGAGGATGGGATCCGGGCGCTGATCCTGCGCGCTCTCGAAGGTCACGGCTGGGCGACGATCGGCACGCTGGCCGACACCTGGCGGCTCAAGAATGTGCGACCCCAGATCAGGTCTGTGCTCGAGGACCTGGCGTCGGCGGGCGACGTGGTGTCCTGCGACCTGATGACGGTCGACGGGAAGCCGCGGCCGGGATGGGTGCGCCCCGCCGATCTGGAACTCGCGGCCCGGCTGCGGCGTGTGCGTCCCGCGCGGAACCGCGGCGTTCTGCTCTCGCCGTTCGACCCAGTGCTCTGGCGGCGCAACCGGGTGGCGCATCTGTTCGGCTTCGACCAGATCCTCGAGATCTTCAAGCCGGCCTCGAAGCGGCGCTACGGCTACTACTGCATGCCGGTACTGGCGGGTGACCGTCTGGTGGCGCGCTACGACCTGAAGGCGCACCGGAAGCAGGGTCGGCTGGAAGTGCTGTCGTTGCACTACGAGGCGGTCGGTCCGAAGACGCCGGCCACGGACCGGGCGGCCGCGGAGAACGCGCTGGCGAGGTTCGCGGAGTCGGTGGAGCTTGCCGTTTCGGACTAG
- a CDS encoding carboxypeptidase regulatory-like domain-containing protein yields the protein MTDWRLTGSLVFLTPALLLYADAATAQQTGRIEGTVTLRGAASPDGIGILAETDAVPRPRSTVTDASGLYALPRLYPGLYRVTFTTRAGASRTVEAQVLLGQTTTLDLELEAAAAAVSEELVVIGERIAVRGRASVASAIDGEAVRDMPLGPDYRSLVRLAPGVQVTQDSVRGPASGGSGQDNVYRFDGVDVSLPMFGTLSAELSSHDVDQVTFERAGATAVGFNRSGGFTMDSTARSGTNAFAGSVEYTVEPPRLQAEPETDLESVAGHDTDRQRAVATLGGPIVPSRLFFFVSAFRPTEERTNAATAYGPVKDYENARREFYGRLTHAPSDHLLLNAGYRTSRREESGVSVGPYEADSVSLGGGADQRVANVDGVWQTGLGALSFRFSDYDLEGSSRPDVALAVQPALDGALDVENLDRMGYFSVPEYVDGADAYNAAVRPLVERYGYTDEHGARRGGGAVGAHPSINDQAFYRRSFELAFDHGFGRGAVSHDLHFGLRAAEARETLSRESNGWGAIEAPGGVDLAEDGTPVFYVATVQQMSLRRPDGTAVSPIDSFTETASLEVHDRLTAGDFTFDAGVLLSQDVLYGQGLRAAPGTVSGFTLAPGEKYRMYTIDWRDMIQSRLGVTWSYRAEGTVFANYARYHPEATSLARAASWDRNTRASLRVLFDEGGRIISHEPYPGSSGKVFQDGMKPRRIDEWTLGATRTLSRGLSLSAHLRRREGGRFWEDTWNGSRGYDSAPPHIAVRGPYVPRLDAVRAEIGGSSYVIAELDDAYTEYSEAALELVWRGERGYLNASYVRSRYTGNFDQDNTTRNNDANLFIGSSNLADGYGRQLWDNKDGTLRGDRPHLAKVFGRLDLPWRASVGAFVFFQSGQPWEAWDSVAYGLPSYFSSTNRYAEQAGSRRSPSHWQLDLGYTQGLRLPGDLSARLRVDLFNLFDRQTGYNNNPFRRDAAFGEPRDRFDPRRVQISLGVEF from the coding sequence ATGACTGACTGGCGGTTGACCGGCAGTCTGGTGTTCCTGACCCCGGCGCTGCTGCTCTACGCCGACGCCGCGACGGCTCAGCAGACCGGACGCATCGAAGGGACGGTGACGCTGCGCGGCGCCGCCTCGCCCGACGGCATCGGCATTCTGGCCGAGACCGATGCCGTGCCCCGGCCCAGGTCGACGGTCACCGACGCGTCCGGCCTCTACGCGCTGCCGCGGCTCTACCCGGGCCTCTATCGGGTCACGTTCACGACCCGGGCGGGAGCAAGCCGAACGGTCGAGGCCCAGGTGCTGCTCGGCCAGACGACGACCCTGGACCTGGAACTCGAAGCGGCGGCCGCCGCTGTCAGCGAGGAACTGGTCGTCATCGGAGAGCGGATCGCCGTCCGCGGTCGCGCCTCCGTCGCCAGCGCCATCGACGGCGAGGCGGTGCGGGACATGCCGCTCGGTCCCGACTATCGCAGCCTCGTTCGGCTCGCTCCGGGCGTCCAGGTGACCCAGGACAGCGTGCGGGGACCGGCCAGCGGCGGCAGCGGTCAGGACAACGTGTACCGTTTCGACGGCGTCGACGTGTCGCTGCCGATGTTCGGCACGCTGTCGGCGGAGCTCTCGAGTCATGACGTCGACCAGGTGACGTTCGAGCGCGCCGGCGCCACGGCGGTGGGCTTCAACCGCAGCGGCGGATTCACGATGGACTCGACGGCGAGGTCCGGCACGAACGCCTTCGCGGGCAGCGTCGAGTACACGGTGGAGCCGCCGCGCCTCCAGGCGGAGCCCGAGACGGACCTGGAATCCGTGGCCGGGCACGACACGGACCGCCAGCGGGCCGTCGCCACCCTCGGCGGCCCGATCGTTCCGTCGCGGCTCTTCTTCTTCGTTTCCGCCTTCCGGCCCACGGAGGAGCGGACGAACGCGGCCACGGCCTACGGACCGGTCAAGGACTACGAGAACGCGCGGCGCGAGTTCTACGGCAGGCTGACGCACGCGCCGTCGGACCACCTGCTGCTCAATGCCGGCTACCGAACCTCGCGGCGCGAGGAGAGCGGCGTCTCGGTCGGACCCTACGAAGCCGATTCGGTCTCGCTCGGCGGCGGGGCGGACCAGCGGGTGGCGAACGTCGATGGTGTCTGGCAGACGGGCCTTGGCGCCCTTTCGTTCCGGTTCAGCGACTACGACCTCGAGGGCTCGTCCCGGCCCGACGTGGCGCTGGCCGTTCAGCCGGCGCTCGACGGCGCCCTGGACGTGGAGAATCTGGACCGGATGGGTTACTTCAGCGTCCCCGAGTACGTGGACGGCGCCGATGCCTACAACGCCGCGGTCAGGCCCCTGGTGGAACGCTACGGCTACACGGACGAGCACGGCGCGCGCCGCGGCGGCGGCGCCGTCGGCGCGCATCCGTCGATCAACGACCAGGCGTTCTACCGGCGGAGCTTCGAACTGGCGTTCGATCACGGGTTCGGTCGGGGCGCGGTCAGCCACGACCTCCACTTCGGGTTGCGGGCCGCCGAGGCGCGCGAGACGTTGAGCCGTGAATCGAACGGTTGGGGCGCCATCGAGGCCCCGGGCGGCGTCGACCTGGCGGAGGACGGCACGCCGGTCTTCTACGTCGCCACGGTGCAGCAGATGAGCCTCCGGCGCCCGGACGGCACGGCGGTCTCGCCCATCGACTCCTTCACGGAGACCGCGTCCCTGGAGGTCCACGACCGCCTGACCGCGGGCGACTTCACCTTCGACGCCGGGGTGCTGCTGAGCCAGGACGTCCTCTACGGACAGGGTCTGCGTGCGGCGCCGGGCACTGTGTCCGGCTTCACCCTGGCGCCGGGCGAGAAGTACCGGATGTACACGATCGACTGGCGGGACATGATTCAGTCGCGTCTCGGCGTCACCTGGTCCTACCGGGCGGAGGGCACGGTCTTCGCCAACTACGCCCGCTACCACCCGGAGGCGACCTCGCTGGCGCGCGCGGCCTCCTGGGACCGAAACACCCGCGCCAGCCTCCGCGTTCTGTTCGACGAGGGCGGCCGGATCATCTCCCACGAGCCGTACCCGGGATCTTCCGGCAAGGTGTTCCAGGACGGCATGAAGCCCCGCCGCATCGACGAGTGGACTCTCGGCGCGACCCGGACGTTGTCGCGGGGACTGTCGCTCAGCGCTCACCTGCGCCGGCGGGAGGGCGGACGTTTCTGGGAGGACACCTGGAACGGATCCAGGGGTTACGACAGCGCCCCGCCCCACATCGCCGTCCGCGGCCCCTACGTGCCGCGTCTCGATGCCGTTCGAGCGGAGATCGGCGGTTCGAGCTACGTGATCGCCGAACTCGACGACGCGTACACGGAGTACTCGGAGGCCGCGCTCGAACTGGTGTGGCGGGGTGAACGCGGCTACCTGAACGCTTCCTACGTGCGGAGCCGCTACACCGGCAACTTCGACCAGGACAACACGACCCGGAACAACGACGCCAACCTGTTCATCGGTTCGTCCAACCTCGCTGACGGCTATGGCCGCCAGCTATGGGACAACAAGGACGGGACGCTGCGCGGGGACCGGCCGCATCTCGCCAAGGTGTTCGGCCGTCTCGACCTGCCGTGGCGGGCGAGCGTCGGCGCCTTCGTGTTCTTCCAGTCCGGACAGCCGTGGGAGGCATGGGATTCGGTCGCCTACGGATTGCCCTCCTACTTCTCGTCGACCAACCGCTACGCCGAGCAGGCCGGCAGCCGGCGCAGTCCGAGCCACTGGCAACTGGACCTGGGCTACACGCAAGGTCTCCGCCTACCGGGCGACCTGAGTGCCCGGTTGCGTGTCGATCTCTTCAACCTGTTCGACCGCCAGACGGGCTACAACAACAACCCGTTCCGGCGCGACGCCGCCTTCGGAGAACCCCGCGACCGCTTCGACCCGCGGCGGGTGCAGATCTCCCTGGGCGTCGAGTTCTGA
- a CDS encoding DUF993 family protein yields MSKATEVSGQLAAASLPRLCYAALHVVVRDGYAQAGHSMKRPGSAREIEHWIDWKATAGLRRWVDSLGFGVAEAMDTAQRFEIGWPSARRLIELCASLELRNGFVAGAGSDQFDAIGSNTQLIDAVAEQAEFIAESGGVPVLLPMPRLTATGASEREYVNVYGAIIDQLEGPLFLHWLGEMFHPAMRGYFPGNSLERVLARHADKVRGVKLSLLDEEYEVLLRRRIGMRGQIVLTGDDYHFARLLEGQPAARGSRLGGTFELKGRTVALGDFSHALLGAFDAVAEPAAAALRALGDGDVERYRELMGPAEELARFIFQPPTRHYKAGLAYHAWLRGLQDNPMLVNREDLARDEAYYRGVATLARRAGTLGDD; encoded by the coding sequence GTGAGCAAAGCGACAGAAGTTTCTGGCCAGCTTGCCGCAGCGTCGTTGCCGCGGCTCTGCTACGCCGCGCTCCACGTCGTCGTTCGAGACGGCTACGCCCAGGCTGGCCACTCGATGAAACGACCCGGTTCGGCGCGCGAGATCGAACACTGGATCGACTGGAAGGCGACGGCCGGTCTGCGCCGCTGGGTCGACTCGCTCGGCTTCGGCGTCGCGGAAGCGATGGACACGGCCCAGCGCTTCGAGATCGGCTGGCCCAGCGCGCGGCGGTTGATCGAGCTCTGCGCCTCGCTCGAACTCCGCAACGGTTTCGTCGCCGGGGCCGGCAGCGACCAGTTCGATGCGATCGGCAGCAACACGCAACTCATCGACGCGGTAGCGGAGCAGGCGGAGTTCATCGCCGAGTCGGGCGGCGTCCCGGTGCTGTTGCCGATGCCGCGGCTCACCGCGACGGGCGCCTCCGAACGGGAGTACGTCAACGTTTACGGCGCGATCATCGATCAACTCGAAGGTCCGCTGTTCCTGCACTGGCTGGGCGAGATGTTCCACCCGGCAATGCGCGGCTACTTCCCGGGCAACAGCCTGGAGCGGGTCCTCGCCCGCCATGCCGACAAGGTGCGCGGCGTCAAGCTCTCGCTTCTGGACGAGGAGTACGAGGTGCTGCTCCGGCGGCGAATCGGCATGCGCGGCCAGATCGTACTGACGGGAGACGACTACCACTTCGCGCGGTTGCTGGAAGGTCAGCCGGCGGCCAGGGGTTCCAGACTCGGCGGCACGTTCGAACTGAAGGGCCGCACGGTGGCTCTGGGCGACTTCAGCCACGCCCTGCTCGGCGCCTTCGACGCGGTAGCCGAGCCGGCTGCCGCGGCGCTTCGCGCGCTCGGCGACGGGGACGTCGAGCGCTATCGCGAACTGATGGGCCCGGCCGAAGAACTCGCCCGGTTCATCTTCCAGCCGCCGACGCGTCACTACAAGGCCGGACTCGCCTACCACGCCTGGCTGCGCGGACTGCAGGACAATCCGATGCTGGTCAACCGCGAGGATCTGGCGCGGGACGAGGCCTACTACCGCGGGGTCGCGACTCTCGCGCGGCGCGCGGGCACGTTGGGCGATGACTGA
- a CDS encoding NADH:flavin oxidoreductase, with amino-acid sequence MSRRYTPPGHHRSVAAFREHLRGLDPAFDCADELLGPEGPLAEPLALFGREAGNRFAVHPMEGWDGNRDGSPSDLTLRRWRRFGLSGAKLIWGGEAVAVVPEGRANPNQLFIDGDRLDDCVAWLQALRREVLTGHEESGVGGDRPVVGLQLTHSGRLSRPDAPPALPRPLRAQVHPVLDARLGEAAHRPLVSDEQLEEIAGAYVRAARCAERAGYDFVDIKCCHGYLLHELLGAHTRLGPYGGSFENRVRLPLEIIAMVRSACPDLGIGVRLSVGDVAPFGADGAGVGVPEVESARPADLGFGLNPTDVGLPEPTCSEAIRYVALLVEAGVEVVNVTMGSPYSCPHLSRPFTYPASDSYLPPEDPLRSVLRQLAAVRTVRAAFPRLPLVGTGYSYLQEWLPHIAEAEVDQGHVDFVGLGRMVLANPRLPADVLAGRPLERRAICRTFSDCTTGPRNNMVSGCYPLDEHYRQTPEFDRIRDIKKAAASL; translated from the coding sequence TTGAGCCGGCGCTACACGCCTCCGGGCCACCATCGCAGCGTCGCGGCCTTCCGGGAGCACCTGCGCGGGCTCGACCCGGCGTTCGACTGCGCCGACGAGCTGCTCGGCCCGGAGGGGCCGCTGGCGGAGCCGCTCGCCTTGTTTGGCCGCGAGGCCGGCAACCGGTTCGCGGTCCATCCGATGGAGGGTTGGGACGGGAACCGCGACGGCAGTCCGAGCGACCTGACGCTGAGGCGTTGGCGGCGGTTCGGCCTGAGCGGGGCGAAGCTGATCTGGGGCGGAGAGGCGGTGGCCGTGGTGCCGGAGGGGCGCGCAAACCCGAACCAGCTCTTCATCGACGGCGATCGGCTGGATGACTGCGTTGCGTGGCTCCAGGCGCTTCGCCGCGAAGTCCTGACGGGACATGAGGAGAGTGGAGTAGGCGGCGACCGCCCGGTCGTCGGCCTGCAGTTGACCCACTCGGGTCGGCTTTCGCGGCCCGATGCGCCGCCCGCGTTGCCGCGGCCGTTGCGGGCACAGGTCCATCCGGTGCTTGACGCGCGGCTGGGGGAAGCCGCGCACCGTCCTCTCGTGAGCGACGAACAGTTGGAGGAGATCGCCGGCGCCTACGTGCGCGCCGCACGTTGTGCCGAAAGGGCGGGCTACGACTTCGTCGACATCAAGTGCTGTCACGGCTATCTGCTGCACGAGCTGCTGGGCGCGCACACGCGGCTGGGACCCTACGGCGGCTCTTTCGAGAACCGGGTGCGGCTGCCGCTTGAGATCATTGCGATGGTGCGCTCAGCGTGTCCGGACCTCGGCATCGGCGTACGGCTCTCCGTCGGCGACGTGGCGCCCTTCGGCGCGGACGGCGCCGGAGTCGGCGTGCCGGAAGTCGAGAGCGCCAGACCGGCCGATCTCGGCTTCGGCCTGAACCCGACGGATGTCGGGTTGCCCGAGCCGACCTGTTCCGAGGCGATCCGCTACGTCGCTCTGTTGGTCGAAGCCGGCGTCGAGGTCGTCAACGTGACGATGGGGTCGCCCTATAGCTGCCCGCACCTCTCGAGGCCGTTCACCTATCCTGCGTCGGACAGCTACCTGCCGCCGGAAGATCCGCTGCGCTCGGTGCTACGTCAACTTGCTGCGGTGCGCACCGTGCGCGCGGCGTTTCCGCGACTTCCCCTGGTGGGCACCGGCTACAGCTACCTCCAGGAGTGGCTGCCGCACATCGCCGAGGCGGAGGTTGACCAGGGCCACGTCGACTTCGTCGGTCTCGGGCGGATGGTGCTCGCCAATCCGCGCCTGCCGGCCGACGTGCTGGCTGGGCGGCCGCTCGAGCGCAGGGCGATCTGCCGTACTTTCAGCGACTGCACGACGGGACCGCGCAACAACATGGTCAGCGGTTGCTACCCGCTGGACGAGCACTACCGGCAAACGCCCGAGTTCGACCGGATCAGGGACATCAAGAAGGCGGCGGCCTCGTTGTGA
- a CDS encoding sulfatase, with amino-acid sequence MSTSGRVWNLAATTMVAVACTGPVDDGGSGELPVEPPNIVFLLVDDLGVMDVGAFNPDTFYETPNIDRLAAGGVRFLRGYAANPVCSPTRYSIMTGRYPTRVGSTNWFSGRQEETFAPAQLNDWMPVEEYTLAEALRDGGYNTAFLGKWHLGPTEEFWPEAQGFDVNVAGYVRGRPSSYFSPYSNPRLEDGPEGEYLTERLTDEALDLLDGYAADEDGRPFLLYLSYYTVHTPLEAPAELIAKYAAKAGVEVGGPADSDDLGFEEQIWPRDEPRRVQEVQKHPVYAAMVESLDTSVGRVLDRLDALDLAENTIVVFFSDNGGLSTSEMLPTSNLPLRGGKGWLYEGGIREPLIVRWPAVAAGGSDVASPVISTDFYPTLLEAAGIDLPADVEVDGRSFLDVLRGGEAGEKAAAAAAVRDLFWHYPHYSHQGGFPGGGIARGRYKLLERYEDGQVHLYDLEADEGERNDLASEEPERVAEMRARLHAWYGQVGAEFLSALPDGPEPWQPQVQAGDGG; translated from the coding sequence GTGAGCACCAGCGGCAGGGTTTGGAACCTGGCGGCGACGACGATGGTGGCCGTTGCCTGCACGGGTCCGGTCGACGACGGCGGATCCGGAGAACTGCCCGTGGAACCGCCGAACATCGTGTTCCTCCTGGTCGACGACCTCGGCGTCATGGACGTCGGCGCCTTCAATCCCGACACCTTCTACGAGACGCCGAACATCGACCGTTTGGCGGCGGGCGGGGTTCGCTTTCTGCGCGGTTACGCCGCGAATCCGGTGTGCAGCCCGACCCGGTACAGCATCATGACGGGGCGTTACCCGACCCGGGTAGGTTCCACGAACTGGTTCTCCGGCCGCCAGGAAGAGACGTTCGCTCCCGCGCAGCTCAACGACTGGATGCCGGTCGAGGAGTACACGCTCGCCGAGGCCTTGCGGGACGGCGGCTACAACACGGCCTTCCTCGGCAAATGGCACCTGGGACCGACGGAGGAGTTCTGGCCGGAGGCCCAGGGTTTCGACGTGAACGTCGCCGGCTACGTTCGGGGGAGGCCCAGTAGCTACTTCTCGCCCTACTCGAACCCGCGGCTCGAGGACGGGCCCGAAGGCGAGTACCTCACCGAACGGCTGACCGACGAGGCGCTGGACCTGCTCGATGGCTATGCGGCGGACGAGGACGGCAGGCCCTTCCTGCTCTACCTCTCGTACTACACCGTCCACACGCCGCTGGAGGCGCCGGCCGAGCTGATCGCGAAGTACGCGGCGAAGGCGGGCGTCGAAGTGGGCGGGCCGGCCGATTCCGACGACCTGGGATTCGAGGAGCAGATCTGGCCTCGCGACGAGCCGCGCCGGGTGCAAGAGGTGCAGAAGCACCCCGTCTACGCGGCGATGGTGGAGAGCCTGGATACGAGCGTCGGCCGAGTCCTCGACCGCCTCGACGCTCTGGACCTGGCCGAGAACACGATCGTCGTCTTCTTCTCGGACAACGGCGGCCTGTCCACCTCCGAGATGTTGCCGACATCCAACCTGCCTCTCCGGGGCGGCAAGGGCTGGCTGTACGAGGGCGGCATCCGTGAGCCGCTGATCGTCCGCTGGCCGGCCGTGGCGGCCGGTGGCAGCGACGTGGCGTCGCCGGTGATCAGCACCGACTTCTACCCGACGCTGCTCGAGGCGGCCGGCATCGACTTGCCTGCCGATGTCGAGGTCGACGGCAGGAGTTTCCTCGACGTGCTGCGCGGCGGCGAGGCGGGCGAAAAGGCAGCCGCCGCAGCAGCGGTGCGTGACCTGTTCTGGCATTACCCGCACTACTCCCACCAGGGTGGCTTTCCCGGCGGCGGGATAGCTCGCGGCCGCTACAAGCTGCTCGAGCGCTACGAAGACGGCCAGGTCCATCTCTATGATCTGGAAGCCGACGAGGGCGAACGGAACGACCTGGCTAGCGAAGAGCCCGAGCGGGTCGCCGAGATGCGGGCTCGGCTTCACGCCTGGTATGGCCAGGTCGGCGCCGAGTTCCTGAGTGCCCTGCCGGACGGCCCGGAACCCTGGCAACCGCAGGTCCAGGCTGGGGATGGGGGTTGA